A stretch of Polypterus senegalus isolate Bchr_013 chromosome 3, ASM1683550v1, whole genome shotgun sequence DNA encodes these proteins:
- the LOC120524899 gene encoding uncharacterized protein LOC120524899 codes for MRLARIQQHLDGHLKNAIIFEDKRICRCHLPCRSEGHYHCPFCMKTILRRNSMECHLKICSKSAFEPSHSLLFPALESSLDLPVMAQEPSHNIPLPVQEPSPANELGPENGSKKRNTTKCPHCSLDLLKKNLDTHILRRHADLVSQDVTLLSHLSSICVDVSNGVSVVQRTGHGFSVPVHVQRKTTGNIHHVKCELEECCQFHLLAQRSGLPFSQCEHLRSLDYCHDTAFEDILNPIVLDEMVALKFFGNEKKAVCLKRQKAAQAACVPFSVLVEFGGSNKQITLSIHEPTIHFYSRLGRVMVCYNLTDGTWHCPCAKACTSCTHKNIGKWHLFQINRDLFKTGPSKSADAQTIQGGIYVPNIDLQRSVQYVFDEKKIPAFLPDEISKPKSLLEYPTQLCPVETTCAFCSEQTVLEMPLLVTKKAKIATMAGVMHDVWVYTRRCPVCHVLYRYREWQDGLHNFDNHLFLSLELCLYL; via the exons ATGAGGTTGGCAAGAATCCAACAGCATTTAGAtggacatttaaaaaatgcaatcattTTTGAAG ATAAGAGAATATGTCGTTGCCATCTGCCATGTAGGTCTGAGGGTCACTACCATTGTCCGTTTTGCATGAAGACAATACTTAGAAGAAACAGTATGGAGTGTCATCTAAAAATATGCTCAAAATCTGCATTTGAGCCTTCCCACAGCCTACTTTTTCCAGCGCTAGAATCTTCCCTCGACCTACCTGTTATGGCACAAGAACCTTCCCATAACATACCGCTACCAGTACAAGAGCCCTCCCCAGCTAATGAGCTGGGTCCAGAAAACGgttctaaaaaaagaaatacaacaaagTGCCCTCATTGCTCATTAGATTTGCTCAAAAAGAATTTGGACACACACATCTTAAGAAGACATGCAGACCTCGTATCCCAGGATGTAACACTCCTGTCTCATCTTTCCAGCATTTGTGTTGATGTATCTAATGGAGTGTCAGTAGTTCAACGAACTGGCCATGGTTTTTCTGTTCCGGTCCATGTACAAAGGAAGACAACAGGCAACATTCATCATGTTAAATGTGAACTGGAGGAATGCTGCCAATTCCACCTTTTGGCTCAGAGAAGTGGATTGCCTTTTAGTCAGTGTGAACATCTCCGCTCACTTGATTATTGCCATGACACTGCTTTTGAAGATATCTTAAATCCCATTGTTCTAGATGAAATGGTGGCCCTTAAATTTTTTGGGAATGAAAAGAAAGCAGTTTGCCTAAAACGGCAAAAAGCAGCACAGGCAGCTTGTGTCCCATTTTCTGTTTTGGTGGAATTTGGTGGCTCCAATAAGCAGATTACGCTATCCATACATGAGCctacaatacatttttatagCCGCCTCGGTAGAGTCATGGTCTGCTATAATttgactgatggcacttggcactGTCCCTGTGCAAAGGCTTGCACATCCTGTACTCACAAAAACATTGGTAAATGGCACTTGTTTCAAATTAATAGAGACTTGTTCAAGACTGGACCATCTAAATCAGCAGATGCACAAACAATACAAGGGGGTATTTATGTGCCCAACATTGATTTGCAAAGAAGTGTGCAATATGtctttgatgaaaaaaaaataccagctttcCTCCCAGATGAAATAAGCAAACCCAAGTCATTGCTTGAGTATCCTACACAGTTGTGTCCTGTGGAAACAACATGTGCATTTTGTTCTGAACAAACTGTACTTGAAATGCCTCTGTTGGTCACAAAAAAGGCCAAAATTGCAACAATGGCAGGTGTAATGCATG atGTTTGGGTCTACACAAGAAGATGCCCAGTATGTCATGTGCTTTACAGGTACCGGGAATGGCAGGACGGACTACACAACTTTGATAATCACTTGTTTCTAAGTCTTGAACTTTGTCTGTACCTTTGA